CGCCCGGGAGGGAACCGGCGCGGCGGGATGGGGAGGAGCGGACATTCCGGGTCTTCGTTGGCCGACCCGGAGACTACAACTTCGCCCGCGAGGATGCGTCGACGTTGCCGCGAAGGGCGGTACGGCTATCCTCCCGGCTGGCGCCTCGTTAGACTTCCTGCAGCGATGACTCTCGAATCGACGGACAGGATCCCGGTCTCCGGGGTGGCGCAGCGTCAGCTCGAGAGCCTTCGCGGCCTGCTGCGGCGCGATTTCCTCACGGGCGCGGACTGGGTGCGGGCGCTTTCGGAGACCGCCCAGATGGCGCGGGAGGCGCTCGGCGCGCACACCGCCCTCGTCGCCCTGCACGACCCCCTGGCCACCGAGACCTCCGCCTGGACGGCGCGCACCCACGACGGGGAGGCGGTCGCCGGCGAGACGATCCGCCTGGTCGCTTCGCTCTCCGTGCTCGAGCGCGTGCGGGCCACGGGCGAGGCGGCACTTTCGCTCGAAGAGTTGCCCCACCTGCTGCGATCGAAGAGCGCCACCGCGCACGACCTGCGCAGTGTCCTCGCGGTGCCGATCTGGTTCTGGGGCGGCGAGGCCCGGGCTCACCCCGTTTCCGGACCGGATGCCGGCCCCGATGCCCCCCCCGATGCCGGCCCCGGGCCCCCCGAACGCCGCTTCGGAGGCTGCCTGTACGCTGACCGGCGGGGAAGCGACCGGCCTTTCGACGCCGCCGACGTCGAGCTGGTGCGCGATCTCGCGGCGGTCGCCGAGCGCAACCTCTCGCTCCTTCGGCAGCTCGGGCAGGTCGAGCGCAAGCTCTCGCGGGCGGAAGGCGAAGTCGAGCTCGTGCGCGGCGCCGCGGCCGAGGCCTACCGCCTGGGGCACTACGAGTCGCGCGATCCCGGTTTCACCGCCGAAGTGCTCGAGCCTCTGCGGCGCGCCGCCCGCGCCGGCAAGGTCGGGGTGTTGCTGCTCGGACCGACCGGCACGGGCAAGACTCACCTCGCGCGCGCCTTTCACTACGAGTCGACGCGCGGTTGCGGGCCGTTCGTGGTGCTCGACTGCGGGCAGGTGACCTCCGCCGAGGGCCTCGGGGCGGAGCTCTTCGGCTTCGCGAAGAAGTCCGGCTTCTCGGCGCCGGCCGAAGGGCGCCTCGGCAAAGCCGAGCTCGCCGACGGCGGCACGCTCTTGCTCGACGAGAT
The sequence above is a segment of the Thermoanaerobaculia bacterium genome. Coding sequences within it:
- a CDS encoding sigma-54-dependent Fis family transcriptional regulator; this encodes MTLESTDRIPVSGVAQRQLESLRGLLRRDFLTGADWVRALSETAQMAREALGAHTALVALHDPLATETSAWTARTHDGEAVAGETIRLVASLSVLERVRATGEAALSLEELPHLLRSKSATAHDLRSVLAVPIWFWGGEARAHPVSGPDAGPDAPPDAGPGPPERRFGGCLYADRRGSDRPFDAADVELVRDLAAVAERNLSLLRQLGQVERKLSRAEGEVELVRGAAAEAYRLGHYESRDPGFTAEVLEPLRRAARAGKVGVLLLGPTGTGKTHLARAFHYESTRGCGPFVVLDCGQVTSAEGLGAELFGFAKKSGFSAPAEGRLGKAELADGGTLLLDEIGALPIELQQRLLRLIQTGRFSPLGSSEERQVDVQVVAAANQDLDELIRLGRFREDLYWRLAEISVRVPTLDRRRADIRGFADLFLRAARQRFARPEIGGFAEESYSALIDHDWSVAGNLRGLEHAVNRSVLLAPAGTTRLACSMLMFEPLRRPPASADGAPAGGAEESPASALAALLRRKIVEHRAVVARIAEDPEVLRAFAVQGATVPASTLRLRLRQLGLDGELEAVREDDKVDITAVRRALLRHGSAEEAARVLGISRDSLQWVLRRAGLTVRKVIAEGRI